In one Fusarium falciforme chromosome 5, complete sequence genomic region, the following are encoded:
- a CDS encoding DAO domain-containing protein, with product MTERKSVAIVGAGIFGLSLAVALSKRGHAVTVFDRYQYDESKYAPGHDSDVQAASVDHNKIFRASYGTKIHYQRLALESRRAWEAINEATHNESPSSPLFNACGMLRVQPTAQLGALERETLSNMERDGIRDTQFVKSSPEDLERARERGWDQKLLTFNIPDTSPRETFEAVLDSLAGFMQCSRACTYFYGQAVTLGVAFRFGPEKGAFDGLVEETAGESRKAIGLKTKDGIFHKSDITVIAAGSFSTQLLPELSYHIESSAGSVVTYKVSPTDTELWEKYSPENFPVITWKCAPRDKQGKDTGSVYVFPRTPEGLIRIGYRGIKFTNFQPAPPECGFTQDGKWSVPLSPKVSRLVPEPAREAIQRFVSIFLPEFEHQDFFSTKLCWYTDTLDNSFLIDYVPTYAENSVFVCTGGSGHGAKFLPVLGEHAADILEHGDESSSYMRPHWRWREDARRGNGLEEGPNGPRNIGRG from the exons ATGACGGAACGGAAGTCGGTCGCCATTGTCGGTG CGGGCATCTTTGGTTTGTCCCTGGCCGTGGCCCTGAGTAAAAGAG GACACGCCGTTACTGTATTCGACCGATATCAATACGATGAATCGAAATACGCACCTGGTCACGATTCCGACGTCCAAGCGGCCTCAGTTGATCACAACAAAATT TTCCGAGCTTCATATGGAACCAAGATCCATTACCAACGTCTTGCACTCGAGAGCCGTCGCGCGTGGGAAGCGATCAACGAGGCCACCCACAACGAGAGTCCATCTTCACCCCTCTTCAATGCCTGTGGAATGCTTCGCGTTCAACCGACCGCCCAGCTCGGCGCCCTAGAACGCGAAACCTTAAGTAACATGGAGCGTGATGGAATCAGAGATACCCAGTTCGTCAAGAGTAGCCCTGAAGATTTGGAACGTGCTCGAGAGCGTGGTTGGGATCAAAAGCTCCTTACCTTCAACATCCCGGATACGTCGCCGCGGGAAACCTTTGAAGCAGTCTTGGACTCGCTTGCTGGTTTCATGCAATGTAGTCGGGCATGCACCTACTTTTATGGACAAGCCGTTACTCTGGGTGTCGCATTTCGCTTTGGTCCAGAAAAGGGCGCCTTTGACGGTCTGGTCGAGGAGACCGCTGGCGAGTCTAGGAAGGCAATTGGACTGAAAACCAAGGACGGCATTTTCCATAAGAGTGACATTACAGTCATTGCGG CGGGCTCATTTTCGACGCAACTGTTGCCAGAACTGTCGTACCACATCGAGTCTTCGGCCGGCAGCGTCGTCACGTACAAAGTATCCCCGACTGATACGGAACTATGGGAGAAATACTCGCCCGAAAATTTCCCTGTCATCACGTGGAAATGTGCCCCTCGCGATAAGCAAGGAAAAGACACTGGGAGCGTTTATGTGTTTCCTCGGACACCTGAGGGCCTGATCAGGATTGGATACCGCGGTATCAAG TTCACCAATTTCCagccagctcctccagagTGCGGCTTCACCCAGGATGGGAAATGGTCAGTTCCCTTGTCACCCAAAGTGTCGCGTCTTGTTCCAGAGCCTGCTAGAGAGGCCATTCAGAGGTTTGTATCCATTTTTCTGCCCGAGTTTGAACATCAAGACTTCTTCTCGACCAAGCTCTGTTGGTACACGGACACTCTAGACAACTCGTTTCTG ATCGACTACGTTCCCACATATGCCGAAAACTCAGTCTTCGTCTGCACAGGTGGAAGTGGACATGGGGCCAAGTTCCTTCCTGTTCTTGGAGAGCATGCAGCCGACATTCTAGAGCATGGGGATGAAAGTTCCTCGTACATGCGCCCCCATTGGCGATGGCGCGAAGACGCACGTAGGGGCAACGGGCTAGAGGAGGGTCCAAATGGGCCACGGAATATTGGTAGAGGCTAG